One Candidatus Afararchaeum irisae DNA segment encodes these proteins:
- a CDS encoding DUF5611 family protein has product MRTYKMRRGEYLKERVPDMKVKVEEYFGEVDRRDEIDGVEMYIVDDVLVFDHVGVGVIEHSSKKDELAVDFQEKDVQTLQEEGRLDLASEAMEKKNEFLEEVTGRDAKARRDSMKRSVEDESPDVDA; this is encoded by the coding sequence ATGAGAACTTACAAGATGAGGAGGGGAGAGTACCTCAAGGAAAGAGTCCCTGACATGAAGGTGAAGGTCGAGGAGTACTTCGGTGAGGTCGACAGACGCGACGAGATAGACGGCGTCGAGATGTATATAGTCGACGACGTCTTAGTCTTCGACCATGTCGGTGTCGGCGTTATCGAGCACTCTAGCAAGAAGGACGAGCTCGCAGTCGACTTCCAGGAGAAGGACGTTCAGACGCTCCAGGAGGAGGGACGTCTCGACCTCGCCTCGGAGGCTATGGAGAAGAAGAATGAGTTCCTCGAAGAGGTCACCGGACGTGACGCGAAGGCGAGACGTGACTCTATGAAGAGGTCGGTCGAGGACGAGTCTCCTGATGTCGATGCTTAA